From one Streptomyces mobaraensis genomic stretch:
- a CDS encoding MFS transporter — protein MNPVTPAVERAHEPSAAPTPRRRRRVEDWRPEDPAFWAAGGARTARRNLVLSVLCEHIGFSVWSLWSVLVLFLGPEYGIDPAGKFLLTAVPTLVGGALRLPYTVAVGVFGGRTWTVISAVVLLVPTALAAAVLEPGVSYPTLILVAAVAGVGGGNFASSMANINAFYPQHLKGRALGVNAGGGNLGVPAVQVLGLLVLGTAGAGHPRLIVLVYIPLIVLAALAAALRMDDLGGPRPPGRPLREVARQGHTWTVSLLYIGTFGSFIGFGFAFGQVLLVQFPDDFPTPVRAASLTFLGPLLGSLVRPLGGVLADRWGGARVTFWTFAAMAGSTGLVVAASREGSLPLFLTGFVLLFCLSGLGNGSTYKMIPALHRAAARRRVAGGAEAEAAHRLAHQHANAAMGVAGAVGALGGVLINVAFRQAFQSGGSGEPAYLAFLGWYVVCLVVTWVVYLRRRGAEPV, from the coding sequence GTGAACCCCGTCACCCCCGCCGTCGAACGGGCCCACGAACCATCCGCCGCACCAACACCACGCCGCCGACGGCGCGTCGAGGACTGGCGGCCCGAGGACCCGGCGTTCTGGGCGGCCGGGGGCGCCCGCACCGCCCGGCGCAACCTCGTCCTCTCCGTCCTCTGCGAGCACATCGGCTTCTCGGTGTGGAGCCTGTGGTCCGTCCTCGTCCTCTTCCTCGGTCCCGAGTACGGCATCGACCCGGCCGGGAAGTTCCTGCTCACGGCGGTGCCCACGCTCGTCGGCGGCGCGCTGCGGCTGCCGTACACCGTCGCCGTGGGCGTCTTCGGCGGCCGGACCTGGACGGTGATCAGCGCCGTCGTCCTCCTCGTCCCCACCGCGCTCGCCGCCGCCGTCCTCGAACCGGGCGTCTCCTACCCGACGTTGATACTGGTGGCCGCCGTCGCGGGGGTCGGGGGCGGCAACTTCGCCTCGTCGATGGCCAACATCAACGCGTTCTACCCGCAGCATCTCAAGGGCCGCGCCCTCGGCGTCAACGCCGGCGGCGGCAACCTCGGCGTACCCGCCGTGCAGGTGCTCGGCCTCCTGGTGCTCGGCACGGCGGGCGCCGGGCACCCCCGGCTGATCGTCCTCGTCTACATCCCGCTCATCGTGCTCGCCGCCCTCGCCGCCGCCCTGCGCATGGACGACCTCGGCGGCCCCCGCCCGCCCGGCCGCCCACTGCGCGAGGTGGCCCGGCAGGGGCACACCTGGACCGTCTCCCTGCTCTACATCGGGACGTTCGGCTCGTTCATCGGTTTCGGCTTCGCCTTCGGGCAGGTGCTCCTCGTCCAGTTCCCGGACGACTTCCCGACGCCCGTCCGGGCGGCCTCCCTCACCTTCCTGGGGCCGCTGCTGGGCTCGCTGGTCCGGCCCCTGGGCGGCGTCCTGGCCGACCGGTGGGGCGGGGCGCGCGTCACGTTCTGGACGTTCGCCGCGATGGCCGGGAGCACCGGCCTCGTCGTCGCGGCCTCGCGGGAGGGGTCGCTGCCGCTGTTCCTGACCGGGTTCGTGCTCCTCTTCTGCCTCAGCGGACTCGGCAACGGCTCGACCTACAAGATGATCCCCGCGCTGCATCGCGCGGCGGCACGGCGGCGGGTCGCGGGCGGTGCGGAGGCCGAGGCAGCGCATCGGCTGGCGCACCAGCATGCCAATGCCGCCATGGGCGTCGCGGGGGCGGTCGGGGCGCTCGGTGGCGTTCTGATCAACGTCGCGTTCCGGCAGGCGTTCCAGAGCGGTGGCAGTGGGGAGCCGGCGTATCTGGCCTTTCTGGGCTGGTATGTGGTGTGTTTGGTGGTCACGTGGGTGGTGTATCTGCGGCGGCGGGGGGCCGAGCCGGTGTGA
- the nirB gene encoding nitrite reductase large subunit NirB: protein MTTPSTPPHRTPPHHTPTHLVLVGHGMVGQRFLEAFVRRTEGLGAEAPHVTVLAEEPRPAYDRVRLTSFLSGVSEEELSLWPQEFAGRPGIGLHLGDPVTAIDRVARKVTTRSGAVYAYDTLVLATGSRPFVPPVTGQDTPGCFVYRTLDDLEALRARAEGVRTGLVVGGGLLGLEAAGALRALGLETHVVEFTPRLMAAQVDDGGGAALRRKVEELGVVVHTGVGARAVEAGPDGTVGSVTLSDGTVVPCGLVVFSAGVRPRDELARACGLPVGERGGIVVDEGCRTADARVWAVGECALTPDGRVHGLVAPGYAMAEAAADRITGGDGSFTGAEPAARLKLLGVAVASFGDAHATGDDALEVSYANSRDGVYKKLVVAPDGRLLGGVLVGDTDAYDVLRPLAEAGTPLTTAPERLLLPASAVGSAAPGPESLPDTTIVCSCHNVTKGRIRAAVTDHGCWDVRAVQRQTHAGTGCGSCVSMLTKLVEGATTPAGITPAPKGLCEHFTHTRAELFDIISVTGITTFSRLIDEHGSAAHGSDGCDTCKPVVASILATLNPRLGNSVHILDGEQAALQDTNDHFLANLQCNGSYSVVPRVPAGEITPEKLIVIGEVARDFGLYTKITGGQRIDLLGATVDQLPHIWRRLVDAGFESGHAYGKALRTVKSCVGSVWCRYGVQDSVALAVELELRYRGLRSPHKLKAAVSGCARECAEARGKDFGVIATAAGWNLYVGGNGGTTPRHAELLLADADRDTLVRTLDRFLMFYIRTADRLERTAPWIARMEGGLDRLRSVVVDDSLGICADLDALMAQHVATYEDEWRATLDDPERLRRFVSFVNAPGTPDPAVRFEGEPGRIRPAAPPVLPVPTVAGVAR, encoded by the coding sequence ATGACCACCCCCAGCACCCCGCCCCACCGCACTCCGCCTCACCACACCCCGACCCACCTCGTGCTCGTCGGCCACGGCATGGTCGGCCAGCGCTTCCTGGAAGCGTTCGTCCGGCGTACCGAAGGGCTCGGTGCGGAGGCCCCGCACGTCACCGTCCTCGCCGAGGAGCCGCGCCCGGCTTACGACCGCGTCCGGCTCACCTCGTTCCTCTCGGGCGTCTCGGAGGAGGAACTGTCGCTCTGGCCGCAGGAGTTCGCGGGCCGTCCCGGTATCGGGCTGCATCTCGGCGACCCCGTCACGGCGATCGACCGCGTCGCCCGCAAGGTCACCACCCGCTCGGGTGCGGTGTACGCGTACGACACCCTCGTGCTGGCCACCGGATCGCGCCCCTTCGTCCCGCCCGTCACCGGTCAGGACACTCCCGGCTGCTTCGTCTACCGCACTCTCGACGACCTGGAAGCCCTGCGCGCCCGTGCCGAGGGCGTGCGGACCGGGCTCGTCGTCGGTGGCGGGCTGCTCGGTCTCGAGGCGGCGGGGGCGCTGCGGGCCCTGGGGCTGGAGACGCATGTCGTCGAGTTCACGCCCCGGCTGATGGCCGCCCAGGTCGACGACGGCGGTGGTGCCGCCCTGCGCCGCAAGGTCGAGGAGCTGGGCGTCGTCGTGCACACCGGTGTCGGTGCCCGTGCCGTCGAGGCCGGGCCGGACGGGACCGTCGGCAGCGTGACGCTCTCGGACGGCACGGTCGTCCCCTGCGGGCTGGTCGTGTTCTCCGCCGGCGTCCGGCCCCGCGACGAACTCGCCCGCGCCTGCGGGCTGCCCGTCGGCGAGCGCGGTGGCATCGTCGTCGACGAGGGGTGCCGCACCGCCGACGCCCGCGTCTGGGCCGTCGGCGAGTGCGCCCTGACCCCCGACGGCCGGGTGCACGGCCTCGTCGCCCCCGGCTACGCGATGGCCGAGGCCGCCGCCGACCGGATCACGGGCGGCGACGGCAGCTTCACCGGTGCCGAACCCGCCGCCCGCCTCAAGCTCCTCGGCGTCGCCGTGGCCAGCTTCGGCGACGCCCACGCCACCGGCGACGACGCCCTGGAGGTCAGCTACGCCAACAGCCGCGACGGCGTGTACAAGAAGCTCGTCGTCGCCCCCGACGGCCGGCTGCTCGGCGGCGTCCTCGTCGGCGACACGGACGCCTACGACGTGCTCCGGCCACTCGCGGAGGCGGGCACCCCGCTCACCACCGCGCCGGAACGGCTCCTCCTGCCCGCCTCCGCGGTGGGCAGCGCGGCGCCCGGCCCGGAGAGCCTCCCGGACACCACGATCGTCTGCTCCTGCCACAACGTCACCAAGGGCCGCATCCGCGCCGCCGTCACCGACCACGGCTGCTGGGACGTCCGCGCCGTCCAGCGGCAGACCCACGCCGGCACCGGCTGTGGCTCCTGCGTCTCCATGCTGACCAAGCTCGTCGAGGGCGCGACCACCCCCGCCGGCATCACGCCCGCCCCCAAGGGCCTCTGCGAACACTTCACTCACACCCGGGCCGAACTCTTCGACATCATCAGCGTCACCGGCATCACCACTTTCTCCCGCCTCATCGACGAGCACGGGAGCGCCGCCCACGGCAGCGACGGCTGCGACACCTGCAAACCCGTCGTCGCCTCCATCCTCGCCACCCTCAACCCCCGCCTCGGCAACTCCGTCCACATCCTCGACGGCGAACAGGCCGCCCTCCAGGACACCAACGACCACTTCCTCGCCAACCTCCAGTGCAACGGCTCCTACTCCGTCGTCCCCCGCGTCCCCGCCGGCGAGATCACCCCCGAGAAGCTCATCGTCATCGGCGAGGTCGCCCGCGACTTCGGCCTCTACACGAAGATCACCGGCGGGCAGCGCATCGACCTGCTCGGCGCCACCGTCGACCAGCTCCCGCACATCTGGCGGCGGCTCGTCGACGCCGGCTTCGAGTCGGGACACGCCTACGGCAAGGCGCTGCGCACGGTGAAGTCCTGCGTTGGCTCGGTCTGGTGCCGCTACGGCGTCCAGGACTCCGTGGCCCTCGCCGTCGAGCTCGAACTCCGCTACCGCGGCCTGCGCTCCCCGCACAAACTCAAGGCCGCCGTCAGCGGCTGCGCCCGCGAGTGCGCCGAGGCCCGCGGCAAGGACTTCGGCGTCATCGCCACCGCCGCCGGCTGGAACCTCTACGTCGGCGGCAACGGCGGGACGACCCCCCGCCACGCCGAACTGCTCCTCGCCGACGCCGACCGCGACACCCTCGTCCGCACCCTCGACCGCTTCCTGATGTTCTACATCCGCACCGCCGACCGGCTGGAGCGCACCGCCCCCTGGATCGCGCGCATGGAGGGCGGACTCGACCGGCTGCGGTCCGTCGTCGTCGACGACTCCCTAGGCATCTGTGCCGACCTCGACGCCCTGATGGCCCAGCACGTCGCCACCTACGAGGACGAGTGGCGCGCCACCCTCGACGACCCCGAACGGCTGCGCCGCTTCGTCTCGTTCGTCAACGCGCCCGGCACCCCCGACCCGGCCGTCCGCTTCGAGGGCGAACCCGGCCGGATCCGCCCGGCCGCCCCGCCCGTCCTCCCCGTGCCGACCGTCGCGGGGGTGGCCCGGTGA
- a CDS encoding nitrite reductase (NAD(P)H) small subunit: MTARRAAHRAVEVDTGAGWTPVCPYDDLIPGRGVAALVGGHQVAVFRDRAGRLYAVGNRDPFSGAYVVSRGLLGSRDGAPVVVEPMYHRAFDLRSGACPDEPGAPGGTSAVLPVWPVRLADASDDRHRPADATTAPSADRPSADRPSAPPREYS, encoded by the coding sequence GTGACCGCCCGCCGCGCCGCTCACCGCGCCGTCGAGGTCGACACCGGCGCCGGCTGGACCCCCGTCTGCCCCTACGACGACCTGATCCCGGGACGCGGGGTCGCCGCCCTCGTCGGCGGCCACCAGGTGGCGGTCTTCCGGGACCGGGCCGGCCGGCTCTACGCCGTCGGCAACCGGGACCCGTTCAGCGGGGCGTACGTGGTGTCCCGCGGCCTCCTCGGGAGCCGCGACGGCGCGCCCGTCGTGGTCGAGCCCATGTACCACCGCGCCTTCGACCTGCGCTCGGGGGCCTGCCCCGACGAGCCCGGGGCACCCGGCGGCACCTCGGCCGTGCTGCCGGTGTGGCCGGTGCGCCTCGCCGATGCCTCCGACGACCGGCACCGTCCCGCCGACGCGACCACCGCTCCGTCCGCCGACCGACCTTCCGCCGACCGTCCGTCCGCCCCGCCCCGGGAGTACTCGTGA
- a CDS encoding type 1 glutamine amidotransferase domain-containing protein, producing MKVAFLVAPEGIEQVELTDPWQAVLNAGGTPRLVSTEPGSVQAFHHLDKADTFPVDDVVDQVSVQEYDGLVLPGGVANPDALRMHEGAVSFVKSFFSAGKPVAAICHAPWTLVEADVVRDRTLTSWPSLRTDVRNAGGTWVDEQVKVCTGGPNTLITSRKPGDLPAFCSAFVKEFRQTANA from the coding sequence ATGAAGGTGGCATTTCTCGTGGCCCCCGAAGGCATCGAACAGGTCGAGCTGACCGACCCGTGGCAGGCGGTCCTGAACGCCGGCGGCACCCCGCGCCTCGTCTCCACCGAGCCGGGCAGCGTGCAGGCGTTCCACCACCTCGACAAGGCCGACACCTTCCCCGTCGACGACGTGGTGGACCAGGTGTCCGTCCAGGAGTACGACGGGCTGGTGCTCCCCGGCGGCGTGGCCAATCCGGACGCGCTGCGGATGCACGAGGGCGCCGTGTCCTTCGTCAAGTCCTTCTTCTCGGCGGGCAAGCCCGTCGCCGCGATCTGCCACGCCCCGTGGACGCTGGTGGAGGCCGACGTGGTGCGCGACCGGACCCTGACCTCATGGCCCAGCCTGCGCACCGACGTCCGCAACGCGGGCGGCACCTGGGTGGACGAGCAGGTGAAGGTGTGCACCGGCGGCCCCAACACCCTGATCACCAGCCGGAAGCCGGGCGATCTGCCGGCCTTCTGCTCGGCGTTCGTGAAGGAGTTCCGGCAGACCGCGAACGCCTGA
- a CDS encoding baeRF2 domain-containing protein: MAMATRDATRTGTGTLRELLAAPGPFASVYFDLEARPERAEEAGARWRELAARLAREGADAATVDALTARVMDALPGTGVLALFASHGEVRHAAGLPGGHHGDVAEFAAVPHLLPLLEWRQEHPAHVVAVVDRTGADLLVHPEGGTEARRRTVQGTDDEILRTSGLPNMRFQHRAEDSWERNAKVVAQAVDEALAEVSASLLLVAGDVRARQYLTKHLPARVRRDVTVGHISGSRSADGSAAVRTSRTETEVARAGHARTAELLRTLEHELAPGGHAVEGVRATLDALAVGRVGTLTVTDDPRDQRTAWFGDSPAELAERRDDLPPDGGGEPHEGRLADVAVRAALLTGADVRVLEPGEPRTPAQGTGGICRYP, from the coding sequence ATGGCTATGGCCACTCGGGATGCCACCCGGACCGGCACCGGGACCCTGCGCGAGCTGCTGGCCGCGCCGGGCCCGTTCGCGTCGGTCTATTTCGACCTCGAAGCACGCCCCGAGCGGGCGGAGGAGGCCGGGGCCCGCTGGCGCGAACTGGCCGCCCGGCTCGCCCGCGAGGGCGCCGACGCGGCCACCGTGGACGCGCTCACGGCCCGCGTCATGGACGCGCTGCCGGGCACCGGCGTCCTCGCCCTCTTCGCCTCGCACGGCGAGGTGCGCCACGCCGCCGGGCTGCCCGGCGGACACCACGGCGACGTCGCCGAATTCGCCGCCGTACCGCACCTGTTGCCGCTGCTGGAGTGGCGGCAGGAGCACCCCGCGCACGTCGTCGCCGTCGTCGACCGCACCGGCGCCGACCTCCTCGTCCACCCCGAGGGCGGCACCGAGGCCCGGCGGCGTACGGTCCAGGGGACCGACGACGAGATCCTGCGCACGTCGGGCCTGCCGAACATGCGCTTCCAGCACCGCGCCGAGGACTCCTGGGAGCGGAACGCGAAGGTCGTCGCCCAGGCCGTGGACGAGGCGCTCGCCGAGGTCTCGGCGTCCCTGCTGCTGGTCGCGGGCGACGTCCGGGCCCGGCAGTACCTGACCAAGCACCTGCCCGCGCGGGTCCGCCGGGACGTGACCGTCGGGCACATCAGCGGCAGCCGGTCGGCGGACGGCTCGGCGGCGGTGCGGACGTCCCGTACCGAGACCGAGGTGGCCCGGGCCGGCCACGCCCGGACCGCGGAACTGCTGCGCACGCTGGAGCATGAGCTCGCGCCCGGTGGGCACGCGGTCGAAGGGGTCCGCGCCACACTCGACGCGCTCGCCGTCGGCCGGGTGGGGACCCTGACGGTCACCGACGACCCGCGGGACCAGCGGACCGCCTGGTTCGGCGACTCGCCGGCCGAGCTCGCCGAGCGCCGCGACGACCTGCCGCCGGACGGCGGCGGGGAGCCGCACGAGGGGCGCCTCGCCGACGTGGCGGTCCGGGCGGCCCTGCTGACCGGCGCCGACGTACGGGTGCTGGAGCCGGGCGAGCCCCGGACCCCGGCCCAGGGCACGGGCGGCATCTGCCGCTACCCGTGA
- a CDS encoding DMT family transporter → MTAERRTTSPWTFMAATAILWGSAFPAIRVALDGYSPTSIAILRLVCAAAILVPCALTGRISRLRRADALRMAGFGLTGMTAYQLLLYAGERHVEGGTAAMLVATSPVFATLLGMLVLKERPGARGVAGLLVALGGALVVAMAGGAGGGSHAGMAMIVVAAAAQATSFVLQKPLLRRYSGLDCIFYGSLFGLLPLLFAVPDAVRQSAAVGWRQGTAVGWLGLGCTVLAFCTWSRVLRAATAATSSLVLYAVPVAALALDAALFGNVPAPLAGVGGLIVLLGVAVAATRRTPPRRKNGGTGPIASSGRGRTAVDTPAADASAADGERARGQHAVAAGR, encoded by the coding sequence ATGACGGCCGAGCGCCGAACGACGTCCCCCTGGACGTTCATGGCCGCGACGGCGATCCTCTGGGGGTCCGCCTTCCCCGCGATCCGCGTCGCCCTCGACGGCTACTCCCCGACGTCCATCGCCATCCTGCGCCTCGTCTGCGCCGCGGCGATCCTCGTCCCCTGCGCCCTCACCGGCCGGATCAGCCGGCTGCGCCGGGCGGACGCGCTGCGGATGGCGGGCTTCGGCCTCACCGGCATGACCGCCTACCAACTCCTGCTGTACGCGGGCGAACGGCACGTCGAGGGCGGCACCGCCGCCATGCTGGTGGCCACCTCGCCCGTCTTCGCCACGCTCCTCGGCATGCTCGTCCTCAAGGAACGGCCCGGCGCCCGGGGCGTCGCCGGCCTGCTGGTCGCGCTCGGCGGAGCTCTCGTCGTCGCCATGGCCGGCGGCGCGGGCGGCGGTTCGCACGCCGGCATGGCGATGATCGTCGTCGCCGCGGCCGCGCAGGCCACCTCGTTCGTCCTCCAGAAGCCGCTGCTGCGCCGCTACTCGGGGCTGGACTGCATCTTCTACGGCAGCCTCTTCGGCCTGCTGCCGCTGCTGTTCGCGGTCCCCGACGCCGTACGGCAGTCGGCCGCGGTCGGCTGGCGGCAGGGTACGGCCGTCGGCTGGCTCGGCCTCGGCTGCACCGTCCTCGCCTTCTGCACCTGGTCGCGCGTCCTGCGCGCCGCGACGGCGGCCACCAGCTCGCTGGTGCTCTACGCCGTGCCCGTCGCGGCCCTGGCCCTGGACGCCGCCCTGTTCGGCAACGTCCCCGCGCCGCTGGCCGGCGTCGGCGGCCTGATCGTGCTGCTCGGCGTGGCCGTCGCCGCGACGCGTCGCACGCCGCCCCGGCGGAAGAACGGCGGCACCGGGCCGATCGCGTCGAGCGGCCGTGGCCGTACGGCTGTGGACACGCCGGCGGCGGACGCGTCGGCGGCCGACGGCGAACGGGCGCGCGGACAGCACGCGGTGGCCGCGGGACGCTGA
- a CDS encoding FUSC family protein has translation MIGTPDLRAGTGGPLRRLLRAPGAPEALRRAAWVTVAGCAGFYTFAYGFGRRDMALFAMFGALPLILFSSVPGPPARRTGTLLLTLPVGWALVTAGTLLAVRDWAAALGMLVVGFVVSLLANGGPRTAGPAPAFQLYYVLPCFPPYAPDALPARLAGLTVGILLTALVDRLLWHEPRPVPYRTLLADATAATAGYCAAVGRLLAGDAPPEDVRCAREAADRALTATLLSEVPPTERPTSATPGDRALSHTRATVRYVRDLLNGIVDNRGEPVPGAPALLRHCADSLRRTASSPRPDVRDPEDEDALPAALAAFDEERVRGLARATPGRLRQDAVVRQVAEGTLVAAEAGRLAAGGRLSAAWDYPGSPFAYAGVGTAAWWWHRLAVRLTPTSVLFRNAVRLSLALACARLLVGVLALPHGFWVLLAILSLMRTSAADTRAALMPGIVGTVVGGVLATGMLLAVDGTTVFYAVFTPVFLLVGLTVGPVLGPAWTQGVVTVLLVLVFGQVSPPEWNLPAVRVLSVLVGGGIGAVASLLAWPRGATGQLRRDIADFLTRAAAACPAVTARLVRPHGGGVGELATARRALFLAQGTYLQYHMEAASRDGRDPSWEAFMLPGYAAVGGGAMMLARRRDGDRPPLPAAAGEELAGLAGLAAAECLAAAEALRSGRAPGRDSDGAPPAEASGALRWAAGHAASATVADVLLVAEAEAWLAGVVRDAGAARG, from the coding sequence GTGATCGGCACACCGGATCTCCGAGCCGGTACGGGCGGACCGCTCCGCCGGCTCCTGCGCGCTCCGGGCGCACCGGAGGCACTGCGCCGCGCCGCCTGGGTGACCGTCGCCGGCTGCGCGGGGTTCTACACGTTCGCCTACGGCTTCGGCCGGCGCGACATGGCGCTCTTCGCCATGTTCGGCGCACTGCCCCTGATCCTCTTCTCCTCGGTTCCGGGGCCACCCGCTCGGCGCACCGGGACCCTGCTGCTGACGCTGCCCGTCGGCTGGGCGCTGGTCACCGCCGGCACCCTGCTCGCCGTCCGCGACTGGGCGGCGGCGCTGGGGATGCTGGTGGTGGGCTTCGTCGTCTCCCTGCTCGCGAACGGGGGGCCGCGGACGGCCGGCCCGGCGCCCGCCTTCCAGCTGTACTACGTGCTCCCCTGCTTCCCTCCCTACGCGCCGGACGCCCTGCCCGCCCGCCTGGCCGGCCTCACCGTCGGCATCCTGCTCACCGCCCTGGTGGACCGGCTGCTGTGGCACGAGCCGCGACCCGTCCCGTACCGGACGCTGCTCGCCGACGCCACCGCGGCCACGGCCGGCTACTGCGCCGCCGTCGGGCGCCTCCTGGCCGGTGACGCGCCCCCCGAGGACGTCCGGTGCGCGCGGGAAGCGGCCGACCGGGCCCTGACGGCGACGCTGCTGTCCGAGGTGCCGCCCACCGAACGCCCCACCTCCGCCACGCCCGGCGACCGGGCCCTCAGTCACACCCGGGCCACGGTGCGGTACGTGCGCGATCTCCTGAACGGCATCGTCGACAACCGCGGCGAGCCGGTGCCCGGCGCGCCCGCGCTGCTGCGGCACTGCGCGGACTCCCTGCGCCGCACCGCCTCGTCGCCGCGCCCGGACGTCCGGGACCCTGAGGACGAGGACGCTCTGCCCGCCGCGCTGGCCGCGTTCGACGAGGAACGGGTCCGGGGGCTCGCCCGGGCCACGCCCGGACGGCTGCGGCAGGACGCCGTGGTCCGCCAGGTGGCGGAAGGGACCCTCGTGGCGGCCGAGGCGGGGCGCCTCGCGGCCGGCGGGCGGCTGTCCGCCGCCTGGGACTACCCCGGCAGCCCCTTCGCGTACGCCGGCGTGGGCACCGCCGCGTGGTGGTGGCACCGGCTGGCCGTGCGCCTGACGCCGACGTCCGTGCTGTTCCGGAACGCCGTCCGGCTCTCCCTCGCGCTCGCCTGCGCGCGGCTCCTGGTCGGCGTCCTGGCACTGCCGCACGGCTTCTGGGTGCTGCTGGCGATCCTCAGCCTCATGCGCACCTCCGCGGCCGACACCCGGGCCGCGCTGATGCCCGGTATCGTCGGAACGGTCGTGGGCGGCGTCCTCGCCACCGGAATGCTGCTGGCCGTGGACGGCACGACCGTCTTCTACGCGGTCTTCACCCCCGTCTTCCTGCTCGTGGGCCTGACCGTGGGCCCTGTGCTCGGCCCCGCGTGGACCCAGGGCGTGGTGACCGTCCTCCTCGTGCTGGTCTTCGGCCAGGTGTCGCCGCCCGAGTGGAACCTGCCCGCCGTGCGGGTCCTCAGCGTGCTGGTCGGCGGCGGGATCGGCGCGGTGGCGAGCCTGCTCGCCTGGCCCCGGGGCGCGACCGGACAACTGCGGCGTGACATCGCCGACTTCCTGACCCGGGCCGCCGCGGCGTGCCCGGCCGTGACCGCCCGGCTGGTCCGCCCGCACGGCGGCGGCGTGGGCGAACTGGCGACGGCGCGGCGGGCCTTGTTCCTCGCGCAGGGGACCTACCTCCAGTACCACATGGAGGCCGCCTCGCGGGACGGCCGGGACCCGTCCTGGGAGGCGTTCATGCTCCCCGGGTACGCGGCGGTCGGCGGCGGCGCCATGATGCTCGCCCGGCGCCGGGACGGCGACCGGCCGCCGCTGCCGGCCGCCGCCGGCGAGGAGTTGGCCGGGCTGGCGGGGCTGGCGGCGGCGGAGTGCCTGGCGGCCGCGGAGGCCCTCCGCTCGGGGCGGGCTCCCGGACGGGACTCCGACGGCGCCCCGCCCGCCGAGGCGTCCGGCGCTCTGCGCTGGGCGGCCGGCCATGCGGCGTCGGCCACGGTGGCCGACGTCCTGCTGGTCGCCGAAGCGGAGGCTTGGCTGGCGGGGGTGGTGCGGGACGCGGGGGCGGCCCGCGGGTGA
- a CDS encoding NAD(P)/FAD-dependent oxidoreductase — protein MRVAEDGPGSSDGHRACAGAPPVPASAARQSPRARAPHHVAVVGAGMAAARFARQLLALAPDGSARVTLYGAEPYAPYNRTLLTGLLSGRYPSGAVALPTGGAAVRTGTEVVAIDPGARTLRTAGGETAGYDTLVLATGAAPVLPDLPGLRTAAGALRDGVHALRTLGDRARIAAGVRNGGTAVVVGGGVLGVGAAQALAGSGVPVHLVHDRAHVMDRHLDAGAAAVVRRTLASLGVRVHHEPGAATALGDDGRIAGLRLSDGTRLDARTVVLACGVRPRTELARAAGLAVATGVVVDDSLATSAPHVYAIGDCAEQRNVVHGRAEAAWEQADALAAARAAELSGAPAGTRRPASPVRFLRLGGGPVEVAAFGDSTASGDDTEVVTLADATRGTYRKLVLRGGVPVGAILVGDLTTVGDVGDAVARGEPVAGYALDLLVGEGCP, from the coding sequence CTGCGCGTTGCCGAGGACGGCCCCGGATCATCGGACGGACACCGGGCGTGCGCCGGCGCCCCGCCCGTCCCGGCATCCGCCGCGCGGCAGTCGCCGCGCGCCCGCGCCCCCCACCACGTCGCCGTCGTCGGGGCGGGGATGGCCGCCGCCCGGTTCGCGCGGCAGCTGCTCGCGCTCGCGCCGGACGGGAGCGCGCGGGTGACGCTCTACGGTGCCGAGCCGTACGCGCCCTACAACCGCACCCTCCTCACCGGCCTGCTGAGCGGCCGATACCCGTCCGGCGCCGTCGCCCTGCCCACCGGCGGGGCGGCCGTCCGCACCGGCACCGAGGTCGTCGCGATCGACCCGGGAGCGCGGACGCTGCGCACGGCCGGCGGGGAGACCGCCGGGTACGACACCCTCGTCCTGGCCACCGGCGCCGCACCCGTCCTGCCGGACCTGCCCGGGCTGCGCACCGCCGCCGGGGCCCTCAGGGACGGGGTCCACGCGTTGCGCACGCTCGGCGACCGCGCCAGGATCGCGGCGGGCGTCCGGAACGGCGGGACGGCCGTCGTGGTCGGCGGGGGAGTCCTCGGCGTCGGCGCGGCGCAGGCGCTCGCGGGATCGGGGGTCCCGGTCCATCTGGTCCACGACCGCGCTCATGTGATGGACCGTCACCTCGACGCGGGCGCCGCCGCCGTCGTGCGCCGTACCCTCGCTTCGCTCGGCGTCCGGGTGCACCACGAGCCGGGCGCCGCCACGGCGCTCGGCGACGACGGCCGGATCGCCGGGCTGCGGTTGTCGGACGGGACGCGGCTCGACGCCCGCACCGTCGTCCTGGCCTGCGGCGTCCGTCCCCGCACCGAACTCGCGCGGGCCGCCGGCCTCGCCGTGGCCACCGGCGTCGTCGTGGACGACAGCCTCGCCACGTCCGCGCCGCACGTGTACGCGATCGGCGACTGCGCCGAGCAGCGGAACGTCGTGCACGGCCGGGCGGAGGCCGCCTGGGAACAGGCCGACGCCCTGGCCGCCGCCCGCGCGGCGGAGCTTTCCGGAGCCCCGGCCGGCACGCGTCGTCCCGCCTCTCCCGTCCGCTTCCTGCGGCTCGGCGGGGGCCCGGTGGAGGTGGCCGCGTTCGGCGACTCGACGGCCTCGGGCGACGACACCGAGGTCGTCACCCTGGCCGACGCGACGCGCGGCACCTACCGGAAGCTGGTGCTGCGCGGGGGCGTGCCCGTCGGCGCGATCCTCGTCGGCGACCTGACGACCGTGGGCGACGTGGGGGACGCCGTGGCACGCGGCGAGCCCGTGGCGGGGTACGCGCTGGACCTGCTCGTGGGGGAGGGCTGCCCATGA